A region from the Rosa rugosa chromosome 6, drRosRugo1.1, whole genome shotgun sequence genome encodes:
- the LOC133718457 gene encoding annexin-like protein RJ4 — protein MRHSSPTFFHNSYICMNLCFVGYSYIGWGTDEKAIICLLGHRNATQRKEIRVVYEQLYQEDIIKRLESELSGDFERAVYRWTLDPADCDAVLANLAIKKPECNYNVIIEIFSVRCPEELLAVTKAYQLRYKCSLEEDLAQHTNGDIRKLLVALVTAYRCDGNEINVKLANSEANILQDAIKDECFNHEEIIRILSTRSKTQFMATFNKYRDDHGNSISKNFLEDGANDFQKALHTAVRCLNDHKKCFEKVLRKAIIGTGTNEDALTRVIVTRAEKDLNDIMEVYYKKNSVPLEQAVAQDTSGDYKTFLLTLLGKKD, from the exons ATGCGTCACAGCTCACCGACTTTctttcataattcatatatctgcatgaatttatgttttgttgGGTACTCTTACATAGGATGGGGGACTGATGAGAAGGCCATCATCTGCTTACTGGGTCATAGAAATGCaactcaaagaaaagaaatcaggGTCGTTTATGAGCAACTTTATCAAGAAGATATTATCAAGCGCCTTGAGTCTGAGCTCTCTGGTGATTTTGAG AGAGCGGTGTACCGTTGGACATTGGATCCAGCTGATTGTGATGCTGTTTTGGCTAATCTGGCCATCAAGAAACCCGAGTGCAACTACAATGTCATCATCGAAATCTTCAGTGTTCGGTGTCCTGAAGAGCTTCTGGCTGTAACAAAAGCTTACCAGCTTCGTTACAAGTGCTCTTTGGAAGAAGATCTAGCTCAACATACCAATGGTGATATCCGCAAG CTTTTGGTTGCTTTGGTGACTGCTTACCGCTGTGATGGTAACGAGATTAATGTAAAGTTGGCAAATTCAGAAGCTAATATTCTTCAGGATGCTATCAAAGACGAGTGTTTTAATCATGAAGAAATTATTAGAATCCTGAGTACACGAAGCAAGACACAGTTCATGGCAACATTCAACAAATACAGAGATGACCATGGCAACTCTATCAGCAAG AATTTCTTGGAGGATGGGGCTAATGATTTCCAGAAGGCATTGCATACTGCCGTTCGATGCCTCAATGACCACAAGAAGTGCTTTGAGAAG GTACTTCGCAAGGCGATCATAGGGACAGGGACCAATGAGGATGCCCTCACTCGTGTGATTGTTACGAGGGCAGAGAAGGACTTGAACGACATCATGGAGGTTTACTACAAGAAGAACAGTGTTCCTCTTGAACAGGCTGTGGCCCAAGACACTTCAGGGGACTACAAGACCTTCCTCCTTACTCTGTTGGGAAAGAAGGACTGA